In Candidatus Promineifilum breve, one genomic interval encodes:
- a CDS encoding response regulator transcription factor, producing the protein MRRILVVDDDKEVVRLIRAYLEQAGFEVLAAYDGETAVHVLRRERPDLLLLDLMLPGRDGWDITRLVRADPTLAHTPIIMLTARVDDTDKIVGLELGADDYVTKPYNPREVVARVRARLRQQDGAPPVLRAGDLELDVRRREVRAAGRLIDLTPTEFALLLVFMEQPGYVLTRDELMRRGLGLNFEGVERTLDSHIRNLRQKLEPDPAAPSYIQTVYGVGYRLAESAA; encoded by the coding sequence ATGCGCCGCATCCTGGTGGTAGACGACGACAAAGAAGTGGTGCGCCTCATCCGGGCCTATCTGGAGCAGGCCGGTTTCGAGGTGTTGGCGGCCTATGACGGCGAGACGGCCGTCCACGTCTTGCGCCGCGAGCGCCCCGACCTGCTGCTGCTCGACTTGATGCTGCCCGGCCGCGACGGCTGGGACATCACCCGCCTGGTGCGCGCCGACCCGACTCTGGCCCACACGCCAATCATCATGCTCACCGCCCGCGTTGACGACACCGACAAGATCGTCGGCCTGGAACTGGGGGCCGACGACTACGTGACCAAACCCTATAACCCGCGCGAGGTCGTGGCTCGCGTGCGGGCGCGGCTGCGGCAGCAGGACGGCGCGCCGCCCGTCCTGCGCGCCGGCGATCTGGAACTGGACGTCCGGCGGCGCGAGGTGCGGGCCGCCGGCCGGCTCATCGACCTGACGCCGACCGAGTTCGCCCTGCTGCTTGTCTTCATGGAGCAGCCCGGCTACGTGCTGACCCGCGATGAGTTGATGCGTCGCGGCCTGGGGCTGAACTTCGAGGGCGTGGAGCGCACGCTCGATAGCCACATCCGCAATCTGCGCCAGAAGCTGGAGCCTGACCCGGCCGCGCCCAGCTACATCCAGACCGTCTACGGCGTCGGCTACCGGCTGGCGGAGAGCGCCGCGTGA